One uncultured Jannaschia sp. DNA segment encodes these proteins:
- a CDS encoding methyltetrahydrofolate cobalamin methyltransferase — protein MTRTVLESKTKTVTIGFDEPFCVIGERINPTGRKKLAAELEMDDFSTVERDALEQVACGAMVLDVNSGAVFTNKMAEDPRYADNNFVEPTLMKALVERVQALVDVPLCIDSSVPGALENGLAAAEGRPLLNSVTGEEERLEIVLPLVKKYNVPVVAISNDDTGISEDPDVRFAVAKKIVERAADFGIPAHDIVVDPLVMPIGAMATAGHQVFTLVRRLREELGVNTTCGASNISFGLPNRHGINAAFLPMAIGAGMTSAIMNPVCAQEMEAINAANMLMNHDPNGGTWIGFTRVLDAVREGASFPEAARAAQSAGARTGGRRGGRRRA, from the coding sequence ATGACCCGTACGGTTCTGGAATCGAAGACAAAAACGGTAACGATCGGCTTCGACGAGCCATTCTGCGTGATCGGCGAGCGGATCAACCCCACGGGCCGCAAGAAACTGGCGGCCGAGCTGGAGATGGACGATTTCTCGACCGTCGAGCGCGATGCGCTGGAACAGGTCGCCTGCGGCGCGATGGTCCTCGACGTCAATTCGGGCGCGGTCTTCACCAACAAGATGGCCGAGGATCCGCGCTACGCCGACAACAACTTCGTCGAGCCGACACTGATGAAGGCGCTGGTCGAGCGGGTGCAGGCGCTGGTCGACGTGCCGCTCTGCATCGACAGCTCGGTGCCCGGCGCGCTGGAGAACGGGCTGGCCGCCGCCGAGGGGCGCCCGCTCCTGAACTCGGTCACGGGCGAAGAGGAGCGGCTGGAGATCGTCCTGCCGCTGGTCAAGAAATACAACGTGCCCGTCGTGGCCATCTCGAACGATGACACGGGCATCTCGGAGGACCCCGATGTCCGCTTCGCCGTCGCCAAGAAGATCGTCGAGCGGGCCGCGGATTTCGGGATCCCCGCCCATGACATCGTGGTCGACCCGCTGGTGATGCCGATCGGCGCGATGGCCACCGCCGGGCACCAGGTCTTCACGCTCGTCCGCCGCCTGCGCGAGGAGCTGGGCGTGAACACCACCTGCGGTGCGTCCAATATCAGCTTCGGCCTGCCGAACCGGCACGGGATCAACGCGGCCTTCCTGCCGATGGCGATCGGGGCTGGCATGACGAGCGCCATCATGAACCCCGTCTGCGCGCAGGAGATGGAGGCCATCAACGCGGCCAACATGCTCATGAATCATGACCCGAACGGGGGCACGTGGATCGGCTTCACACGGGTGCTGGATGCGGTGCGCGAGGGCGCGAGCTTCCCCGAAGCGGCGCGGGCCGCGCAGTCGGCGGGCGCACGGACCGGCGGACGCCGGGGTGGTCGTCGGCGCGCCTGA
- a CDS encoding N-(5'-phosphoribosyl)anthranilate isomerase yields the protein MRPAIPPPRPAFPATTAAPWLAKLFGSRSAQSGGVVRRSTAWVEREVGRAAFVAEVRRRGFHLLETGGQFVVICHRGSLRVVC from the coding sequence ATGAGACCCGCGATTCCCCCGCCCCGCCCCGCCTTTCCCGCGACGACAGCCGCGCCGTGGCTGGCCAAGCTCTTCGGGTCCCGATCCGCGCAGTCGGGGGGCGTCGTGCGACGGTCGACGGCATGGGTCGAACGGGAAGTGGGACGCGCGGCCTTCGTCGCCGAGGTGCGTCGGCGCGGCTTTCACCTGCTGGAAACCGGCGGGCAGTTCGTGGTGATCTGTCATCGCGGCAGCCTCCGCGTCGTCTGCTGA
- a CDS encoding ASKHA domain-containing protein: MPSGKRGTFAAGTPVLTAARQLGVDLDSVCGGRGICSKCQVQPGTGAFPKLGLTVAPDALSDFNAVERRYDEKRGLKPGRRLGCQAKIQGDVVIDVPAESQVHRQVVRKAASDHPIIMDPATRLHFVTVEEPDMDAPSGDLERLRTALRTQWDLDDLAIPLSVLRGLQTALRKGEWQVTVAVDHDSASVTAIWPGLRTAAPLGLAIDLGSTTIAAHLCDLGDGRVLASGGVMNPQIRFGEDLMSRVSYAMMNAGGDVEMTGAVRAALDALALELVAEAGVAAGDVLETVIVCNPVMHHLLIGVDPVELGQAPFALATSDALRLAASEVGLASIGAGARAYILPCIAGHVGADAAAVALAQAPDEAEAMTLIVDVGTNAELILGNRDRILACSSPTGPAFEGAQISAGQRAAPGAIERVEIDPATKEPRFRVIGSELWSDDPAFEGTEITGICGSGIIEAVAEMRMAGLVDAKGLIGSAEQTGTARAIPEGRTHSYLLWEGEDRRIAVTQGDIRAIQLAKSALYAGARLLMDVAEIDSVERVTLAGAFGAHISPKHAMVLGMIPDAALDHVTSAGNAAGHGARMALCNRGARAHVEDLVRRIEKIETAVAPRFQEHFVNANAIPHATDPFPNLMSEVTLPQVSFNVATEGRRRRR, encoded by the coding sequence ATGCCGTCGGGCAAGCGCGGCACCTTCGCCGCTGGAACGCCCGTCCTGACCGCCGCCCGCCAACTCGGGGTCGACCTCGACAGCGTCTGCGGCGGCCGCGGCATCTGCTCAAAATGCCAGGTCCAGCCCGGCACCGGCGCCTTCCCGAAGCTGGGCCTGACGGTCGCGCCGGATGCGCTCTCGGACTTCAACGCGGTCGAACGGCGCTACGACGAGAAACGCGGCCTGAAGCCTGGACGCCGTCTCGGCTGCCAGGCCAAGATCCAAGGCGACGTCGTGATCGACGTGCCCGCCGAAAGCCAGGTCCACCGACAGGTCGTCCGCAAGGCCGCGTCCGATCATCCGATCATCATGGACCCGGCCACGCGCCTCCATTTCGTGACCGTCGAGGAGCCGGACATGGACGCGCCTTCGGGCGATCTCGAGCGGTTGCGCACGGCGCTGCGAACGCAATGGGACCTCGACGATCTCGCTATCCCCCTTTCAGTCCTTCGCGGGCTCCAGACGGCGCTGCGCAAGGGCGAGTGGCAGGTCACCGTCGCCGTCGATCACGACAGCGCAAGCGTCACAGCGATCTGGCCGGGCCTTCGCACCGCCGCTCCGCTCGGGCTCGCGATCGACCTCGGTTCGACGACGATCGCGGCGCATCTCTGCGACCTCGGCGACGGACGGGTGCTGGCGTCGGGCGGCGTCATGAACCCGCAGATCCGCTTCGGCGAGGACCTGATGAGCCGGGTCAGCTATGCGATGATGAACGCCGGCGGCGATGTCGAGATGACGGGCGCCGTGCGGGCGGCGCTGGATGCGCTGGCGCTCGAGCTGGTCGCCGAGGCCGGCGTGGCGGCGGGCGACGTGCTGGAGACGGTGATCGTCTGCAATCCGGTCATGCACCACCTCCTGATCGGCGTCGATCCGGTCGAACTGGGGCAGGCCCCCTTCGCGCTCGCCACGTCCGACGCGCTGCGGCTGGCCGCGTCCGAGGTCGGGCTTGCGTCGATCGGAGCGGGCGCGCGGGCCTATATCCTGCCCTGCATCGCGGGTCATGTCGGTGCGGATGCGGCGGCGGTGGCGCTGGCGCAGGCGCCCGACGAGGCCGAGGCGATGACGCTGATCGTCGATGTCGGCACCAATGCCGAGCTGATCCTGGGCAATCGCGACCGTATCCTCGCCTGCTCCTCGCCCACGGGCCCCGCCTTCGAGGGCGCGCAGATCTCCGCCGGGCAGCGCGCGGCCCCGGGTGCCATCGAACGAGTCGAGATCGATCCCGCGACGAAGGAACCCCGGTTCCGCGTCATCGGGAGCGAGCTCTGGTCCGACGATCCGGCCTTCGAGGGCACCGAGATCACGGGCATCTGCGGCTCGGGCATCATCGAGGCAGTGGCCGAGATGCGAATGGCCGGGCTGGTCGATGCGAAGGGCCTGATCGGCTCGGCGGAACAGACCGGCACGGCCCGCGCCATCCCCGAGGGTCGGACGCATTCCTACCTGCTCTGGGAGGGCGAGGACCGGCGGATCGCGGTGACGCAGGGCGACATCCGCGCGATCCAGCTTGCGAAATCGGCGCTCTATGCGGGCGCGCGGCTTCTGATGGACGTGGCCGAAATCGACAGCGTCGAACGGGTGACGCTGGCGGGGGCGTTCGGCGCGCACATCTCGCCCAAGCACGCGATGGTGCTGGGGATGATCCCCGATGCGGCGCTGGACCACGTGACGAGCGCCGGCAACGCGGCCGGGCACGGGGCGCGCATGGCGCTCTGCAACCGGGGCGCGCGCGCGCATGTCGAGGATCTGGTCCGCCGGATCGAGAAGATCGAGACCGCCGTCGCACCGCGCTTTCAGGAGCATTTCGTCAATGCCAACGCGATCCCGCATGCGACCGATCCGTTCCCGAACCTGATGTCCGAGGTGACGCTGCCGCAGGTCAGCTTCAACGTCGCGACCGAGGGCCGACGCCGCCGCCGATGA
- a CDS encoding ATP-binding cassette domain-containing protein, whose protein sequence is MPDGLILDDVRIARAGRPLLAIDAAVPPGEVLTVMGPSGVGKSTLLAFVMGDLRAPFTATGRAILDGRDLGDLPPERRHVGLLYQDPLLFPHLDVAANLAFGLPRGGTRSTRRATVATALAEIGLEGYGPRDPATLSGGQAARVALMRVLLSRPAALLLDEPFGKLDADLRARTRALVFDRARAAGVPILMVTHDAADAEAAGGAVVTLG, encoded by the coding sequence ATGCCTGACGGCCTGATCCTCGACGACGTCCGGATCGCCCGCGCCGGACGCCCGCTTCTGGCCATCGACGCCGCCGTGCCGCCGGGCGAGGTGCTGACCGTCATGGGGCCGTCGGGTGTCGGCAAGTCGACGCTCCTCGCTTTCGTGATGGGCGATCTGCGTGCGCCATTCACCGCGACGGGGCGCGCCATCCTCGACGGGCGCGATCTCGGCGATCTGCCGCCCGAGCGTCGGCATGTCGGTCTTCTCTATCAGGATCCGCTGCTCTTTCCCCATCTCGACGTGGCCGCAAACCTTGCCTTCGGCCTGCCGCGCGGCGGAACGCGAAGCACGCGGCGCGCGACCGTGGCGACTGCGCTGGCCGAGATCGGACTCGAGGGCTACGGCCCCCGCGATCCCGCTACGCTTTCCGGGGGACAGGCGGCGCGCGTGGCCTTGATGCGGGTGCTTCTGTCACGGCCCGCAGCACTCCTTCTCGACGAGCCCTTCGGGAAGCTCGATGCCGATCTCAGGGCCCGCACCCGTGCGCTCGTGTTCGACCGGGCGCGCGCCGCCGGTGTTCCCATCCTCATGGTGACCCATGATGCCGCCGATGCCGAAGCGGCGGGCGGCGCGGTCGTCACGCTGGGCTGA
- a CDS encoding ABC transporter permease, translating to MLRPLPLLTVLVLAGPVLLGMAGTILPALGYGPTGQGLSAGPLMAVLDWPGLPRALAVSASSGLLSTIGALAIASLILAGWHGTPAFAWLERLLSPLLAVPHAAAALGLAFLVAPSGWLMRLVALPLGWEVPPDLLILQDRWGLSLTAGLVAKELPFLLLMMLAAQTQIPAARLRVARALGQGRVAGWFKAVFPGLYAQVRLPVLVVLVYAMTNVDVAVILGPNTPPTLSVQVTRWMLDPDLALRATAAAGALLQFAATLAALALWLGLERVVAALGRRWVWSGRGLPEAPARAAGFALGTVSALAVLGGLAALALWSVAAAWRFPDLAPDALTARSWMRFGPEMAATAGTTIWIALAATAASLILVIGCLEAEHRFGLTPDQRAIWLLYLPLLIPQVAFLPGLQVLSARLGQPPIATVLAAHIVFVIPYVFLSLSGPFRAWDARLARVAGGLGASRDRVLWRIRMPMLLAPVLTAAAVGVAVSVGQYLPTLLLGGGRVSTLATEAVALAAGGDRRAIGVWGLGQSLAALAPFALALAVPALVFRNRRGMRDA from the coding sequence ATGCTGCGCCCGCTTCCCCTCCTGACGGTTCTCGTGCTCGCAGGGCCGGTCCTTCTGGGCATGGCGGGCACCATCCTTCCCGCGCTGGGCTACGGGCCGACGGGGCAGGGGCTTTCGGCGGGTCCGCTGATGGCGGTGCTGGACTGGCCGGGCCTGCCGCGCGCGCTGGCCGTCAGCGCGTCGTCAGGGCTTCTCTCGACCATCGGCGCGCTGGCCATCGCGTCGCTGATCCTCGCGGGGTGGCACGGGACGCCCGCCTTTGCGTGGCTCGAACGTCTGCTCTCGCCGCTTCTGGCCGTCCCGCACGCCGCCGCGGCCCTCGGGCTCGCGTTTCTCGTGGCGCCCTCGGGCTGGCTGATGCGGCTCGTGGCGCTGCCACTTGGATGGGAGGTGCCGCCGGATCTTCTGATCCTTCAGGACCGCTGGGGCCTGTCGCTGACGGCGGGGCTGGTGGCCAAGGAGCTTCCATTCCTCCTCCTGATGATGCTGGCCGCGCAGACCCAGATCCCCGCCGCGCGCCTGCGGGTCGCGCGGGCGCTGGGGCAGGGGCGCGTCGCGGGCTGGTTCAAGGCGGTCTTCCCCGGCCTCTATGCGCAGGTCCGCCTGCCGGTCCTCGTGGTGCTGGTCTATGCTATGACCAACGTGGACGTGGCGGTCATCCTCGGGCCGAACACGCCGCCAACCCTCTCGGTGCAGGTCACGCGCTGGATGCTGGATCCGGATCTGGCGCTCCGTGCCACGGCGGCCGCCGGCGCGCTGTTGCAATTCGCGGCCACGCTCGCGGCCCTCGCGCTCTGGCTGGGGCTGGAACGGGTGGTCGCCGCCCTTGGTCGGCGCTGGGTCTGGTCGGGGCGGGGCCTGCCCGAGGCGCCCGCCCGCGCCGCCGGCTTCGCGCTGGGCACGGTCTCGGCCCTTGCCGTTCTCGGCGGCCTCGCGGCGCTCGCCCTCTGGTCCGTCGCTGCGGCCTGGCGCTTTCCCGACCTCGCACCGGACGCCCTGACAGCGCGGAGCTGGATGCGCTTCGGCCCGGAGATGGCCGCGACGGCCGGCACCACGATCTGGATCGCGCTCGCCGCCACCGCCGCCTCGCTGATCCTCGTCATCGGCTGTCTCGAGGCCGAGCATCGCTTCGGCCTGACCCCGGATCAGCGCGCGATCTGGCTTCTCTACCTGCCACTCCTCATCCCGCAGGTTGCCTTCCTGCCGGGCCTCCAGGTCCTTTCGGCTCGGCTCGGCCAGCCGCCGATCGCGACGGTCCTCGCGGCCCATATCGTCTTCGTCATCCCTTACGTCTTCCTCAGCCTGTCGGGCCCGTTTCGCGCGTGGGACGCACGGCTCGCGCGCGTTGCAGGCGGGCTTGGCGCCTCGCGCGACCGCGTCCTCTGGCGCATCCGGATGCCGATGCTGCTGGCACCCGTCCTGACCGCCGCCGCGGTCGGTGTCGCGGTCAGCGTCGGGCAATACCTGCCGACGCTCCTCCTCGGCGGCGGCCGCGTCTCGACCCTCGCGACCGAGGCCGTGGCCCTCGCGGCGGGCGGCGACCGCCGCGCCATCGGCGTCTGGGGCCTGGGCCAGAGCCTCGCGGCACTCGCCCCCTTCGCGTTGGCGCTCGCGGTGCCCGCGCTCGTCTTCCGCAACAGGCGGGGGATGCGCGATGCCTGA
- a CDS encoding ABC transporter substrate-binding protein, whose amino-acid sequence MRLLTAALTLAALPAFADPDPADWDAVTAAADGQTVYWHAWGGSTTTNDFISWIGDRAAEQGVTLEHVKLADTGDAVGAVLTERQAGRDEGGSVDLIWINGANFAAMKEQDLLFGPWAEDLPNWSLVDVEGKTVTVDFTIPTEGYESPWAMAQVVFIHDTARLPDAPDSAQEILNFATQNPGRFTFPQPPDFLGTTFLKQMLIDLVADPAVLQAPVGEDYEAVTASFWAFMDALTPVLWREGRAYPQTGPRQLQLMNDGEIDLAISFSPGEASTAIANFQLPDTARTAVLRKGTLGNASFLAIPYNSSAKEGAMVVANIILSPAAQLRAQDPSILGYGTVLDMGKLSEADRAAFDALDIGPATLSPADLGPAQPEPHPSWADRLSADWVARYGVAQ is encoded by the coding sequence ATGCGCCTTCTCACTGCCGCTCTGACGCTCGCCGCCCTGCCGGCCTTTGCCGACCCCGATCCCGCCGATTGGGATGCCGTGACCGCCGCGGCCGACGGTCAGACGGTCTACTGGCACGCATGGGGCGGCTCGACGACGACGAACGACTTCATCTCCTGGATCGGGGACCGGGCCGCCGAGCAGGGCGTGACGCTGGAACACGTCAAGCTGGCCGACACGGGCGATGCGGTCGGCGCGGTCCTGACCGAACGGCAGGCGGGACGGGACGAGGGTGGCTCGGTCGATCTCATCTGGATCAACGGCGCGAACTTCGCCGCCATGAAGGAGCAGGACCTCCTTTTCGGGCCCTGGGCCGAGGACCTGCCCAACTGGTCGCTCGTCGATGTCGAGGGCAAGACCGTGACCGTCGATTTCACCATCCCGACCGAAGGTTACGAGAGCCCCTGGGCCATGGCGCAGGTCGTCTTCATCCACGATACCGCGCGCCTGCCCGACGCGCCCGACAGCGCGCAGGAGATCCTCAACTTCGCGACCCAGAATCCCGGCCGCTTCACCTTCCCGCAGCCGCCCGACTTCCTTGGGACGACCTTCCTCAAGCAGATGCTGATCGACCTCGTGGCGGATCCGGCGGTGCTGCAAGCCCCGGTGGGCGAGGATTACGAGGCGGTCACGGCCAGCTTCTGGGCCTTCATGGATGCGCTGACCCCGGTCCTCTGGCGGGAAGGGCGCGCCTATCCGCAGACCGGGCCACGCCAGCTCCAGCTGATGAACGATGGCGAGATCGACCTCGCCATCAGCTTCTCGCCGGGCGAGGCGTCCACCGCGATCGCCAATTTCCAGCTGCCGGATACGGCGCGGACGGCGGTCTTGCGGAAGGGGACATTGGGCAATGCGAGCTTCCTCGCGATCCCCTACAACTCCTCGGCAAAGGAGGGCGCGATGGTCGTCGCGAACATCATCCTGTCGCCCGCCGCACAGCTTCGCGCGCAGGATCCGAGCATTCTCGGCTACGGCACGGTCCTCGACATGGGCAAACTCTCCGAGGCCGACCGCGCGGCGTTCGACGCGCTGGATATCGGCCCCGCGACGCTTTCGCCCGCCGATCTCGGCCCCGCCCAGCCCGAGCCGCACCCGAGCTGGGCCGACCGCCTGAGCGCCGATTGGGTCGCCCGCTACGGCGTCGCCCAGTAG
- a CDS encoding CDP-alcohol phosphatidyltransferase family protein gives MLDARARRLIDPPLNRLGHALAARGATANGVTLAGLGLGLLAALTIALGSPGWALLPLLASRIADGLDGAVARATRKTDFGGYLDIWADFVFYGAVPFAFAVMDPANALPAAFLLLTFYVNGTSFLGLASMAAKRGISTEAQGQKSLYYSAGLLEGTETIVFFVLLCLLPQHFAPLAWAFGVLCLFTATARVLNARHLLPD, from the coding sequence GCCCGCCGCCTGATCGACCCGCCGCTGAACCGGCTTGGCCATGCCTTGGCGGCACGGGGCGCCACGGCGAACGGCGTCACCCTCGCGGGGCTGGGGCTGGGGCTTCTGGCGGCGCTGACCATCGCGCTCGGTTCGCCCGGCTGGGCGCTGCTGCCGCTTCTGGCGTCGCGCATCGCCGACGGGCTGGATGGCGCGGTCGCGCGGGCGACGCGCAAGACCGATTTCGGCGGCTATCTCGATATCTGGGCCGACTTCGTTTTCTACGGCGCCGTGCCCTTCGCCTTCGCCGTGATGGACCCGGCCAACGCGCTCCCGGCGGCGTTCCTGCTGCTGACCTTCTACGTCAACGGCACCTCGTTCCTCGGGCTCGCGTCGATGGCCGCCAAGCGCGGCATCTCGACCGAGGCGCAGGGCCAGAAGTCGCTCTATTATTCGGCCGGACTGCTCGAGGGGACCGAGACGATCGTCTTCTTCGTGCTTCTCTGTCTTCTCCCTCAACACTTCGCGCCGCTGGCCTGGGCCTTCGGAGTGCTGTGCCTCTTCACCGCCACGGCGCGCGTCCTCAATGCCCGCCATCTCCTGCCTGACTGA